Proteins from one Alysiella filiformis genomic window:
- the iscA gene encoding iron-sulfur cluster assembly protein IscA produces MITITQNAANHISNFLAKRGKGEGIRLGVKTSGCSGMAYTMEFVDDIQADDLVFEELGVKIFIDPKSHVYLDGTRVDYTKEGLQEGFKFDNPNVKESCGCGESFHV; encoded by the coding sequence ATGATTACCATTACCCAAAACGCGGCAAATCACATCAGCAATTTTCTCGCCAAACGCGGTAAAGGCGAAGGCATTCGCTTGGGTGTAAAAACAAGCGGCTGCTCGGGCATGGCGTACACCATGGAATTTGTGGACGACATTCAAGCCGATGACTTGGTGTTTGAAGAATTGGGCGTGAAAATTTTCATAGACCCCAAATCCCACGTTTACCTAGACGGCACGCGCGTGGATTACACCAAAGAAGGCTTACAAGAAGGCTTTAAATTTGACAACCCCAATGTGAAAGAAAGTTGCGGTTGTGGCGAAAGTTTCCATGTGTAA
- the iscU gene encoding Fe-S cluster assembly scaffold IscU → MAYSDKVIDHYENPRNVGSFNKDDQDVGTGMVGAPACGDVMKLQIKVNAQGIIEDAKFKTYGCGSAIASSSLITEMVKGKSLDEALAIKNSDIAAELELPPVKVHCSLLAEDAVKAAIEDYRQKQAA, encoded by the coding sequence ATGGCATACAGCGATAAAGTGATTGACCACTACGAAAACCCACGCAACGTAGGCTCGTTCAACAAAGACGACCAAGACGTAGGTACAGGCATGGTGGGTGCGCCCGCTTGCGGCGACGTGATGAAATTGCAAATCAAAGTGAACGCGCAAGGCATCATTGAAGACGCGAAATTCAAAACCTACGGCTGCGGTTCAGCAATCGCCTCTTCCAGCTTAATTACCGAAATGGTTAAAGGCAAAAGCTTGGACGAAGCCTTGGCAATTAAAAACAGCGACATCGCTGCCGAATTGGAATTGCCACCTGTAAAAGTGCATTGCTCTTTGTTGGCAGAAGACGCGGTTAAAGCCGCGATTGAAGATTATCGCCAAAAACAAGCAGCGTAA
- a CDS encoding IscS subfamily cysteine desulfurase, with the protein MTIKTPIYLDYAATTPVDKRVLDKMIPYLTEHFGNPASNGHPFGWTAEEAVENARNEVAKLINADPKEIVWTSGATESNNLAIKGAAQFYKTKGKHLITVKTEHKATLDTMRELERQGFEVTYLDVQENGLIDLDVLKAAVRPDTILISVMWVNNEIGVIQDIPAIGAFCRENKIIFHVDAAQACGKTPVDVEAAQVDLLSMSAHKIYGPKGIGALYVRRKPRVRLEAQMHGGGHERGFRSGTLPTHQIVGMGEAFRIAREELEQDIAHALKLREIFLKGIEGIEEVYINGDMANRVATNLNVSFNYVEGESLIMAVKEIAVSSGSACTSASLEPSYVLRALGRNDELAHSSLRVTFGRMTTEEEVAYAAELIKAKIGKLRDLSPLWEMFKDGIDLSKVEWVEH; encoded by the coding sequence ATGACCATCAAAACCCCCATCTATTTGGATTACGCAGCGACCACCCCCGTTGATAAACGCGTGTTGGACAAAATGATTCCCTATTTGACCGAACACTTTGGCAACCCCGCGTCCAACGGACACCCATTTGGCTGGACAGCCGAAGAAGCAGTAGAAAACGCGCGTAACGAAGTTGCCAAATTGATTAACGCCGACCCCAAAGAAATCGTGTGGACAAGCGGCGCAACCGAATCCAACAACTTGGCAATCAAAGGCGCAGCGCAATTTTACAAAACCAAAGGCAAACACCTGATTACCGTGAAAACCGAACACAAAGCCACTTTGGACACCATGCGCGAATTGGAGCGTCAAGGCTTTGAAGTAACCTATTTGGACGTGCAAGAAAACGGCTTGATTGATTTGGACGTGTTGAAAGCAGCCGTTCGCCCCGACACCATTTTGATTTCCGTGATGTGGGTCAATAACGAAATTGGCGTGATTCAAGACATTCCAGCCATTGGTGCGTTCTGCCGCGAAAACAAAATCATTTTCCACGTTGATGCCGCCCAAGCCTGTGGCAAAACGCCTGTTGATGTGGAAGCCGCGCAAGTGGATTTGTTGTCCATGTCTGCCCACAAAATCTATGGACCCAAAGGCATTGGCGCATTGTACGTTCGCCGCAAACCGCGCGTTCGCTTGGAAGCGCAAATGCACGGTGGCGGTCATGAACGCGGTTTCCGCTCTGGCACTTTGCCCACGCACCAAATTGTCGGCATGGGCGAAGCCTTCCGCATTGCGCGTGAAGAATTGGAACAAGACATTGCCCACGCCTTGAAATTGCGCGAAATTTTCTTGAAAGGCATTGAAGGCATTGAAGAAGTGTACATCAATGGCGATATGGCGAACCGCGTTGCCACCAATTTGAACGTGAGCTTTAACTACGTTGAGGGCGAAAGCCTGATTATGGCGGTAAAAGAAATCGCGGTATCAAGCGGTTCGGCTTGTACTTCCGCCAGCTTGGAGCCAAGCTACGTTTTGCGTGCTTTGGGTCGCAATGACGAATTGGCGCACAGCTCTTTGCGCGTAACCTTCGGTCGCATGACCACAGAAGAAGAAGTGGCTTACGCGGCTGAATTGATTAAAGCCAAAATCGGCAAATTGCGCGATTTGTCGCCTTTGTGGGAAATGTTTAAAGACGGCATTGATTTGAGCAAAGTGGAGTGGGTGGAACACTAA
- the iscR gene encoding Fe-S cluster assembly transcriptional regulator IscR, with product MRLTTKGRFAVTAMLDLAMNANHHAVKLNAISERQNISLSYLEQLFSKLRRAGLVESIRGPGGGYILGKPLDEINIAQIIEAAEDQLDATVCKGKANCQSGAPCLTHHLWENLNYAIYDYLSGVTLASLLAEMPPEPHSQVVKFTHIHV from the coding sequence ATGCGTCTTACCACCAAAGGTCGTTTTGCCGTTACCGCCATGCTGGATTTGGCAATGAATGCCAATCATCATGCCGTGAAACTCAACGCCATCAGCGAGCGACAAAACATCTCCCTTTCCTATTTGGAACAACTGTTTAGCAAGTTGCGCCGTGCAGGTTTGGTGGAAAGCATACGCGGACCTGGTGGCGGCTACATTTTGGGCAAACCGCTTGATGAAATCAACATCGCCCAAATCATTGAAGCAGCCGAAGACCAACTTGATGCCACCGTTTGCAAAGGCAAAGCAAATTGTCAAAGTGGCGCACCGTGTCTCACGCACCATTTGTGGGAAAATTTGAACTATGCCATTTACGATTATTTAAGTGGCGTAACCTTGGCAAGCCTTTTGGCAGAAATGCCGCCCGAGCCACACAGCCAAGTTGTGAAATTCACGCACATTCATGTGTAA
- the pyrE gene encoding orotate phosphoribosyltransferase has product MSNFRQDFLNFALQQNVLKFGEFTTKAGRQSPYFFNAGLFNDGASTLKLARFYAQAILESKVQFDMLFGPAYKGIILAAATAMMLAEQGVNVPFAYNRKEAKDHGEGGVLVGAPLQGRVLIIDDVISAGTSVRESVKLIEQAGATPAAVAIALDRMEKGTGELSAVQEVQQQYGLPVVAIANLLDLFALLEQNQSADLTQFIEPMKAYRAQYGVA; this is encoded by the coding sequence ATGAGCAACTTCCGTCAAGATTTCCTGAATTTCGCCTTGCAACAAAATGTGCTGAAATTCGGCGAATTTACCACCAAAGCAGGTCGCCAATCGCCCTATTTTTTCAATGCGGGTTTGTTTAACGATGGCGCGTCCACGCTCAAATTGGCGCGTTTCTACGCCCAAGCGATTTTGGAAAGCAAAGTGCAATTTGATATGCTCTTTGGACCTGCCTACAAAGGCATCATTTTGGCTGCCGCCACCGCCATGATGTTGGCAGAACAAGGCGTGAACGTGCCGTTTGCCTACAACCGCAAAGAAGCCAAAGACCATGGCGAAGGCGGTGTGTTGGTCGGTGCGCCCTTGCAAGGTCGCGTGTTGATTATTGATGATGTGATTTCGGCTGGCACTTCGGTGCGCGAAAGCGTGAAGTTGATTGAGCAAGCAGGCGCGACACCAGCCGCCGTAGCCATTGCGCTTGACCGCATGGAAAAAGGCACAGGCGAACTTTCTGCCGTGCAAGAAGTGCAACAACAATACGGTTTGCCCGTGGTGGCGATTGCCAATTTGTTGGATTTGTTTGCCTTATTGGAACAAAACCAAAGCGCGGACTTGACACAATTTATTGAGCCGATGAAAGCCTATCGCGCCCAATATGGCGTGGCATGA
- a CDS encoding FRG domain-containing protein, with product MTKPANEIHSVKDLLDILDRLGEAEHGKTRFFRGHSKSSYLMLPSIYRQSYLIKNEDKIIRDAIVNCPDDFSPNDTLFEKLVKLQHYGYTTRLLDLTSNALVALYFAALSQEAEDGELIILDIPDEQIKYDDSDTVAVLSAISLQKVNFFDLCKCQEDSDLNSIMENLKFLKLTQEFAQFLEKEYEQNSTELNRILNIKTADEFIKKINTYNKKFINENKINAFNEHPMIFPLLNTIRQDKPNFAPKIEYTDFGRVIPVRAKLNNARISRQQGLFLLFGINGKKVNPANVPDEWLRKVNKQQIIIKNKKQIMKELKSFGISKQTLFPELESQAQEIMAQYKPK from the coding sequence ATGACAAAACCAGCAAATGAAATTCACAGCGTAAAAGATTTACTGGATATTTTAGATAGATTGGGCGAAGCCGAACACGGTAAAACGCGCTTTTTTCGTGGACATTCCAAATCCAGTTATTTGATGCTGCCGAGTATTTATCGCCAAAGCTACTTGATTAAAAATGAAGATAAAATCATACGCGATGCCATCGTGAATTGTCCCGATGATTTTTCGCCTAATGATACACTTTTTGAAAAACTGGTTAAATTACAACATTATGGTTATACAACGCGATTGCTTGATTTAACATCAAATGCTTTGGTTGCTTTGTATTTTGCTGCCTTATCACAAGAAGCAGAAGATGGGGAGTTGATTATTTTGGATATTCCTGATGAACAAATTAAATATGATGACAGTGATACAGTCGCAGTTTTGTCAGCAATAAGTTTACAAAAGGTAAATTTTTTTGATTTATGTAAATGCCAAGAAGATTCAGACCTTAACTCGATAATGGAAAACTTAAAATTTCTCAAACTTACTCAAGAATTCGCTCAATTTCTAGAAAAAGAGTATGAACAAAACTCAACAGAATTAAACCGCATTCTTAACATAAAAACAGCAGATGAATTTATAAAAAAAATAAATACATATAACAAAAAATTTATTAATGAAAATAAGATTAATGCTTTTAATGAACACCCAATGATATTTCCCTTATTAAATACAATCAGACAAGATAAACCCAACTTTGCACCTAAAATCGAATATACCGATTTTGGTAGGGTTATTCCTGTTCGTGCCAAATTAAATAATGCTCGCATTTCACGTCAACAAGGTTTATTTTTATTATTTGGTATTAATGGTAAAAAAGTTAATCCAGCCAATGTGCCTGATGAATGGTTACGCAAAGTGAATAAGCAACAAATCATCATTAAAAATAAAAAACAAATTATGAAAGAACTGAAATCTTTTGGTATCAGTAAACAAACTTTATTCCCTGAATTGGAAAGCCAAGCACAAGAAATTATGGCGCAATACAAGCCAAAATAA
- a CDS encoding GTP pyrophosphokinase gives METHIQKTERLIKEINQIHFQYSQDYFETGKVAKINLSHTLPKVPIEHILSYRLNLHEAINDYLAFANTRNIDFFYRVKTAESIHDKIHRYLQRENHYPVNNILNDIFGARVILPSESVAEIMAHLDNWKNEYSLKNWYLRDVDGYIGVHVYFKNSSNFCYPWELQIWDERDAKANIVNHQKYKRDFVK, from the coding sequence ATGGAAACACACATTCAAAAAACCGAGCGTTTAATCAAAGAAATCAATCAGATACATTTTCAGTATTCACAAGATTATTTTGAAACAGGCAAAGTGGCGAAAATCAATTTGAGCCACACATTGCCCAAAGTGCCGATTGAACACATTTTGTCATACCGCCTGAATTTGCACGAAGCCATTAACGATTATTTGGCATTTGCCAATACGCGCAACATTGATTTTTTCTATCGCGTGAAAACCGCCGAAAGCATACACGATAAAATCCACCGCTATTTGCAGCGTGAAAACCATTATCCCGTGAACAATATTTTGAACGACATTTTCGGGGCGCGTGTGATTTTGCCGTCTGAAAGCGTGGCGGAAATCATGGCGCATTTGGACAACTGGAAAAACGAATACAGCTTAAAAAACTGGTATTTGCGCGATGTGGACGGCTATATTGGCGTACACGTTTATTTTAAAAACAGCAGCAATTTCTGCTATCCGTGGGAATTGCAAATTTGGGACGAGCGCGATGCCAAAGCCAATATTGTCAATCATCAAAAATACAAACGTGATTTTGTGAAATAA
- a CDS encoding exodeoxyribonuclease III produces MRIISANVNGIRSAYKKNFHDYILQSGADIVCVQELKAQETDLSAEMQNPHGMHGVWHCAEKRGYSGVAIYSKRTPDRVQIGMGVAEFDCEGRFVRADFDDVNLTVISLYLPSGSSAEERQQAKFRFLDVFYPMLAALHAEGRNTVVCGDWNIAHQNIDLKNWKGNLKNSGFLPEEREWIGNVIAKLGWVDIWRTLYPNQAGYTWWSNRGQAYAKDVGWRIDYQMVTPNLAQKATAAHVYKDEKFSDHAPLVVDYDFDFVK; encoded by the coding sequence ATGCGTATTATTTCCGCGAATGTGAACGGCATTCGCTCTGCCTACAAAAAAAATTTCCACGACTACATTTTGCAAAGCGGCGCGGATATTGTTTGCGTGCAAGAATTGAAAGCACAAGAAACAGATTTATCAGCAGAAATGCAAAATCCACACGGCATGCACGGCGTGTGGCATTGTGCCGAAAAACGCGGTTACAGTGGCGTGGCAATTTACAGCAAACGCACGCCCGACCGCGTCCAAATCGGCATGGGCGTAGCAGAATTTGACTGCGAAGGGCGTTTTGTTCGCGCCGATTTTGATGATGTGAATTTGACCGTGATTTCCCTGTATTTGCCATCAGGCAGCAGCGCGGAAGAACGCCAGCAAGCCAAATTCCGCTTTTTGGACGTGTTTTACCCCATGTTGGCGGCTTTGCACGCCGAAGGGCGCAATACGGTGGTGTGTGGCGATTGGAACATTGCCCACCAAAACATCGACTTGAAAAACTGGAAAGGCAATTTGAAAAATTCAGGTTTCCTGCCCGAAGAGCGTGAATGGATAGGCAATGTGATTGCCAAACTGGGCTGGGTGGACATTTGGCGCACGCTCTACCCCAATCAGGCAGGCTACACTTGGTGGAGCAATCGCGGTCAGGCTTATGCGAAAGATGTGGGTTGGCGCATTGATTATCAGATGGTTACGCCCAACTTGGCGCAAAAAGCCACCGCCGCCCACGTTTACAAAGATGAAAAATTTTCCGACCACGCGCCTTTGGTGGTGGACTATGATTTTGATTTTGTGAAGTAA
- a CDS encoding histone deacetylase family protein, whose product MLFSFLKQMLAKILQYPITQETFLAQWRFVKRRIYQILGMKGRTAFITAPHCRAHFMNDLHPESPMRLQVIEQALKKTHIWARMQKIVAPEVSDVQLARVHTRQYLHSLENQVPENGTVKIAEDTYLSRDSLQAARFAAGAVVKAVDMVMKKHAKNAFCGVRPPGHHAHANKASGFCFINNVAVGAMHAIAEYRLARVAIIDFDLHHGDGTEDIFQNDPRVMLLSAFEYPLYPFSGVDYAGSNPHIINSPLKAGDGSEAFRDLVRQVWLPKLASFQPQMILLSAGFDAHEKDALGHLNLQDDDFAWLTEKIMLVAQRHAQGRIVSVLEGGYNLNSLASGVKAHLASLVSASRF is encoded by the coding sequence ATGCTGTTTTCTTTTTTAAAACAAATGCTTGCCAAGATTTTGCAATACCCCATTACCCAAGAAACCTTTTTGGCACAATGGCGTTTTGTGAAACGGCGCATTTACCAAATTTTGGGCATGAAAGGGCGCACCGCATTCATTACCGCACCGCATTGTCGCGCCCATTTTATGAACGATTTGCACCCCGAAAGCCCCATGCGCTTGCAAGTCATTGAACAAGCATTGAAAAAAACGCATATTTGGGCGCGTATGCAAAAAATTGTCGCCCCCGAAGTATCAGACGTGCAACTGGCGCGCGTGCATACGAGGCAATATTTGCACAGCTTGGAAAACCAAGTTCCCGAAAACGGCACAGTCAAAATTGCCGAAGACACCTATTTGAGCCGCGACAGTTTACAGGCAGCCCGTTTTGCCGCAGGCGCGGTGGTCAAAGCCGTTGATATGGTCATGAAAAAACACGCCAAAAACGCCTTTTGCGGTGTGCGCCCCCCTGGTCATCACGCCCATGCAAATAAAGCGAGCGGATTTTGTTTCATCAACAATGTCGCGGTGGGTGCCATGCACGCCATTGCCGAATACCGCTTGGCGCGGGTGGCGATTATTGATTTTGACCTGCATCATGGCGATGGCACCGAAGACATTTTCCAAAACGACCCGCGCGTGATGCTGTTGTCGGCATTTGAGTATCCGCTTTATCCATTCAGTGGCGTGGATTACGCAGGTTCAAATCCGCACATCATCAATTCGCCCCTTAAAGCAGGCGATGGCAGCGAAGCGTTTCGTGATTTGGTCAGACAAGTTTGGTTGCCCAAATTGGCGAGCTTTCAACCGCAAATGATTTTGTTGTCGGCAGGATTTGACGCGCACGAAAAAGACGCATTGGGGCATTTGAATTTGCAAGACGATGATTTTGCGTGGCTGACTGAAAAAATCATGTTGGTGGCGCAACGCCATGCACAAGGGCGGATTGTGTCGGTGTTGGAGGGCGGCTACAATTTGAACAGCTTGGCAAGTGGTGTGAAAGCGCATTTGGCGAGTTTGGTCAGCGCAAGTCGGTTTTAG
- a CDS encoding HAD domain-containing protein: MMIFLDFDGVLHSAHHHSNDTMYSQLPILEGFFRQPEFAHIDFVISSTWRHGRDLAQLREPFSPDFRERIVGKTPSSSFCFAKPIGGREREILKYCQAHHVEKWLALDDMGSHFQRHLDRVFLCQSSTGLTENDLPRLAALINEIQAA, translated from the coding sequence ATGATGATTTTTTTGGATTTTGATGGCGTATTGCATTCCGCGCACCATCATTCAAACGACACGATGTACAGTCAATTACCGATTTTGGAAGGTTTTTTCAGGCAGCCTGAATTTGCCCACATTGATTTTGTGATTTCGTCCACATGGCGACACGGGCGCGATTTGGCACAGTTGCGCGAGCCATTTTCGCCCGATTTTCGTGAACGCATTGTGGGCAAAACGCCCAGTTCATCATTCTGTTTTGCCAAACCCATTGGCGGACGAGAACGCGAAATTTTGAAATATTGCCAAGCCCATCATGTTGAAAAATGGTTGGCTTTGGACGACATGGGCAGCCATTTTCAACGCCACCTAGACCGCGTGTTTTTGTGCCAATCCAGCACAGGTTTAACCGAAAACGATTTGCCGCGTTTAGCCGCATTGATTAACGAAATTCAGGCTGCCTGA
- the ruvB gene encoding Holliday junction branch migration DNA helicase RuvB, whose amino-acid sequence MIETDNLSTAHRIISAQKMSQQEEQLERALRPKLLADYIGQHKAKEQLGIFIQAAKNRQEALDHTLLFGPPGLGKTTLANIVARELGVNLRQTSGPVLERAGDLAALLTNLEPHDVLFIDEIHRLSPVVEEILYPAMEDYQLDIMIGEGPAARSVKIDLPPFTLIGATTRAGMLTNPLRDRFGIVARLEFYETADLATIVARSAQLLNMDLDEQGAWEVAKRSRGTPRIANRLLRRVRDYAEVKHSGSIDAAIADAALSMLDVDKIGLDMMDRKFLEAVLHKFNGGPVGLENVAAAIGESTDTIEDVIEPYLIQQGFLQRTPRGRMATEAAFLHFGLNAK is encoded by the coding sequence ATGATTGAAACCGATAATTTAAGCACCGCCCACCGCATAATCAGCGCACAAAAAATGTCGCAGCAAGAAGAACAACTTGAACGCGCCTTACGCCCCAAATTGTTGGCAGATTACATTGGGCAACACAAAGCCAAAGAACAACTGGGCATTTTCATTCAGGCAGCCAAAAATCGCCAAGAAGCCCTAGACCACACCTTGCTTTTTGGTCCCCCAGGTTTGGGCAAAACCACGCTTGCCAATATTGTGGCGCGAGAATTGGGCGTGAATTTGCGCCAAACATCAGGGCCCGTGCTGGAACGCGCTGGCGATTTGGCGGCATTGCTGACCAATCTTGAACCGCACGATGTGCTTTTTATTGATGAAATTCACCGTTTAAGCCCCGTGGTGGAAGAGATTTTGTATCCTGCCATGGAAGACTATCAGCTTGACATCATGATAGGCGAAGGGCCTGCCGCGCGCAGCGTCAAAATTGATTTGCCGCCGTTCACGCTCATTGGCGCGACCACACGCGCAGGCATGCTCACCAATCCCTTGCGCGACCGTTTTGGCATTGTGGCGCGTTTGGAATTTTACGAAACCGCGGATTTGGCAACCATCGTGGCGCGTTCCGCCCAATTATTGAACATGGATTTGGACGAGCAGGGCGCGTGGGAAGTTGCCAAACGCAGTCGTGGCACACCGCGCATTGCCAACCGTTTGTTGAGACGGGTACGCGATTATGCCGAAGTGAAACATTCAGGCAGCATTGACGCGGCAATCGCAGACGCAGCCCTGTCCATGCTGGACGTGGACAAAATCGGCTTGGACATGATGGACAGAAAATTTCTTGAAGCCGTGTTGCACAAATTCAACGGTGGACCTGTGGGTTTGGAAAACGTGGCAGCCGCCATTGGCGAATCCACCGACACCATTGAAGACGTGATTGAACCCTATCTCATTCAACAAGGCTTTTTGCAACGCACCCCGCGCGGACGCATGGCAACCGAAGCCGCCTTTTTGCATTTTGGATTGAACGCGAAATGA
- a CDS encoding valine--pyruvate transaminase translates to MAFSKFGQKFTQKSGILQLMDDLGKALASDQPINMLGGGNPAKIPQVNAAFTQVAQNLIQSGQIIDSIANYSTPQGDDAFIKTLADFFRAEYGWNVQPENIALTNGSQNAFFYLFNLFGGEFEGGNKRILLPLSPEYVGYADAHISGSHFQTVRPKIERVQHNGKSGFFKYRVDFDALETLPEWENGEIGAICCSRPTNPTGNVLTDEEMARLDKLAQQHGIPLIIDNAYGAPFPNIIHTDNQLIWHDNIVLCFSLSKIGLPSARTGIVLANAEIINAINSLNAIINLSPTRMGAAMVTPMLQDGSLKQLSNEVIRPFYAEQAEYAIALLQHEFADYPLAIHQPEGAIFLWLWFENLPISSKELYEILKQRGTLIIPSEPFFVGLDTRDYRHAHECIRMSIAGDKTVLQQGIATIGEVVRELYDNAEGK, encoded by the coding sequence ATGGCATTTTCCAAATTCGGACAAAAATTCACCCAAAAAAGCGGCATTTTGCAGCTTATGGACGACTTGGGCAAAGCCCTAGCCAGCGACCAGCCCATCAATATGTTGGGCGGTGGCAACCCAGCCAAAATCCCCCAAGTCAATGCCGCCTTTACGCAAGTGGCACAAAACCTCATTCAAAGCGGACAAATCATTGACAGCATTGCCAATTATTCCACCCCACAAGGCGATGACGCATTCATCAAAACCTTGGCGGATTTCTTTCGTGCCGAATACGGCTGGAACGTGCAGCCTGAAAACATCGCCTTAACCAACGGCTCACAAAACGCCTTTTTCTATTTGTTCAATTTATTTGGTGGCGAATTTGAAGGCGGTAACAAACGGATTTTGTTGCCCCTTTCGCCCGAATATGTGGGTTATGCCGATGCCCACATTTCAGGCAGCCATTTTCAAACCGTGCGCCCCAAAATTGAGCGCGTGCAACACAATGGCAAAAGCGGCTTTTTCAAATACCGCGTGGATTTTGACGCGCTGGAAACGCTGCCTGAATGGGAAAATGGCGAAATTGGCGCGATTTGCTGTTCACGTCCCACCAACCCCACGGGCAATGTGCTAACAGACGAAGAAATGGCGCGGCTGGACAAATTGGCGCAGCAACACGGCATTCCCTTGATTATTGACAATGCCTATGGCGCACCGTTTCCCAACATCATTCACACCGATAATCAGTTGATTTGGCACGATAATATTGTGTTGTGTTTCAGTTTGTCCAAAATCGGCTTGCCCAGCGCGCGCACGGGCATTGTTTTGGCAAATGCAGAAATCATCAATGCCATCAACAGTTTGAATGCCATCATCAATTTGTCGCCCACACGCATGGGCGCGGCAATGGTTACGCCCATGTTGCAAGATGGCAGCCTGAAACAATTATCCAACGAAGTCATTCGCCCCTTTTATGCCGAGCAAGCCGAATACGCCATTGCCCTGTTGCAACACGAATTTGCCGATTATCCGCTTGCCATACACCAGCCCGAGGGCGCGATTTTTCTGTGGTTGTGGTTTGAAAATTTGCCCATATCCAGCAAAGAGTTATACGAAATTTTGAAACAACGCGGAACCTTAATCATTCCCAGCGAACCGTTTTTTGTCGGTTTGGATACGCGCGACTATCGCCATGCCCACGAGTGCATACGCATGAGCATTGCTGGCGACAAAACCGTTTTGCAACAAGGCATTGCCACCATAGGCGAAGTGGTGCGTGAATTGTATGACAACGCCGAAGGCAAGTAA